The sequence tacttgtgttttattttttgaatttcttttaTATCTTTTGTGCTGTCTATTTTGGCCTCCTCCTCTGTTTCTCTGTTCACTGTACTTCGATGTATGACGTGGTGCTGCATGAGATGCAAGTAGCCAATACAAATAAATCTTTCTAGAAGCGGCAACGGTACAATACGAAGCGGACGAGGCACTGAAGGCTAAGAAGCACGCGGACTTCTCCGCGAACGTCTACCCGGCGCTGCTGACCAAACTCGATGAGATCATCAAGAAGAACAAGGGACACATCGCTCttggaaaggtaaagaaaaaatccggtcaagtgctagtcggactcgcgcaccgagggttccgtactcgggtatttttttcgacaatttgcacgataaataaaaaaattatgaatgtACAGGTTACAAATtatagccctttcatataaccccacttggtataggtaattatcttactttgaaaattgaaacacattttaattttttttctatgacggttttctgattttttcatttacttgtgctataagacctacctacctgctaaatttcgtggttctaggtcaacgggaagtaccctataggttttcttgacagacacaacatacgaacaagacagacagacaacaaagtgatcctacgaGGATTCCcctttttcctttcgaggtacggaaccctaaaaatcacgtcgatcgcCCCGCTGGGCTCAGTAGTAGACTGGCAaagggttgagaattgagatggtgtttttgtcaaaaaaatcttatacccggaaacctttttttttttttttttttatcgtggggaaattctcatggataccaccgcgcccggggaggcacggaggttatgtcggacttttaccgactaaaaccccacggcgttCCACGCATCGCCTGATGGTCAGGTTACGGGGCCAAACCCGGAAACCTAATTTAACTTTCTATTCCAGCTCACATGGGCAGATTTCGTGTTCGCGGGCATGTTTGACTACCTCAAGGTGATGCTTCAGACGCCCGACCTCGAACAGAAGTACCCCAGCTTCAAACAGGTCATCGACAATGTGTTGGCTAACCCTAAGGTCAAGGCTTACGTCGACAAGGCGCCTGAAACCACTTTCTAAAACTACCCGcacaaaaaatcttattttatttttcttcaaatattaacTCTTTTATGGTctttcattataattataatttcagtACCTATTTAAGTGCCTTAAAAGTATAGTggccggcaaacaacttgagcattaaCGTGATTGGCTGGCGtatgcacgcgattggttgatcagtcggcgcgagtgcacgcgattggttgatacgtcgattctcgcttcccggattcgccaactttctcccactacgctgcttcaggtccaagttgtttgccgtGCACTATATTCAATGTATTACATCTATTACTCGTATCCCATTATCTATAAATGTCTAGAATTATTTATATAAGACTTGTTAATTGAGTAGTCTAAATACACTTAGCAATTCTACTTGGTCGAATATTAAATAACATGTAGTTATACCGTTTTACTAATGGCTCGTGAGTAAAATGATACTTGTGCAATTTATTCACAACtggtactaaaataaaatgtactatATACCTAA comes from Maniola jurtina chromosome 17, ilManJurt1.1, whole genome shotgun sequence and encodes:
- the LOC123873934 gene encoding glutathione S-transferase 2-like codes for the protein MPNVVFYYFPVKALGEPGRMLLAYGGQEFDDRRIPMEQWPEFKPSTPFGQMPVLEIDGKKYAQSTAIARYLGRKYGLVGKDIEEDFEIDQNAEFLNDIRAKAATVQYEADEALKAKKHADFSANVYPALLTKLDEIIKKNKGHIALGKLTWADFVFAGMFDYLKVMLQTPDLEQKYPSFKQVIDNVLANPKVKAYVDKAPETTF